The Helianthus annuus cultivar XRQ/B chromosome 11, HanXRQr2.0-SUNRISE, whole genome shotgun sequence region AAAAtctattttttatgtttattaatcaaagtaatataattatttaattaaatgTGTTGTCTTCAAAATTATTATGTCTCAAATTATGTATGGTGCagatttattttattaataaatatGTTGTCTTTAAAATCGTAATGTTTCAAATCATGTATGCTGCAGAAAACGCTCGTGTTGGCCATGGATTCAGTTATCGATCTTATGAAAGCAGTAGAATCTAAAGAAAAAGATGTTGAACAAGCAAATGAGGATGCCACCCGCGGTTGTTCTGATATTCTTGCTAAGGTGGACGAGGTTAAACACGCACTCGTAAGAGCAAAAGAGGCAAATGACATGGTAGTTCCTTGCTTACTTTAAATTGGGTTGATAATTACTTGTTGGTATGCTTATCTCCTTGTTCTTTAACTAGCACGCTGGAGAAGTAAATGCGGAGAAAGCCATCTTAGCCACTGAATTGAGAGAGCTTCATGTTCGCTTGAATACGTTGTCGGATGACAGAAACAAATCACTTAAAATTCTTGATGAGGtatgtatttttattatttgcttaATTTTCAGATATTTGTTTGTGACTTTTTGGCTTCTTGCCTATGATAAAGAAAATTAGTGTGTGAATTACATCTACAATAGTTCTACTATAAAAAGTTTACCTATTGAATAAAGTGACACGAGTATGGAAATGATATATTTTATCGTGGACCACTCGAAGATGCATTCTGATATGTACTTAAAATATGGTGTATGGATTTGTATTTTTGTCATTTGTGTGTATATCTCAACACACATTTTCATCATATGATAGTAATATCGGTTAAGTCTTTACTTTTTTTAGATGCATAGAGCGTTAGAGATTAGAATGGCTGCTGCTTTAGAAGAAATCGAAGCAGCAGAAGGCAAAAAGTTAGAACGAGAACGGTCTGCTAGAGAAGCTCTTTTGTACCAAGAAAGCCAAATGGAAAAAGTGGTTGAAGAGTCTAAGAAACTGAAGCTAGAAGCTGAGGAAAATTCTAAGGTATGTGACATTAAGCCCTTTGTTATGCATAAATaccaattaaattaaaaatatatttatgttGCAGATTATGAATTCTTTTTCATTTGTTTTTTAGTTGCAAGAGTTCCTCACGGATCGTGGCCATGTGATTGATATTCTACAGTAAGTCTCGGTTATTCTTACAAGTAGAGAGATGATTTTCTTTGTTTTACTCATTTGACTTGTTGAAAATACATAAATGTGTTACAAATGACCATATTTTGTAGAGGAGAGATGGCTGTCAAATGCCAAGATGTGTTACTGCTAAAAGAGAAGTTTGACAAGCGAATCCCACTATCGCGATCACTCTTTTCTAGCCAAACATCAACAATGTTAGTCTCCCCAAATTCATCTTTCAGGATCAGCACACCACCTTTCGAGCATGAGACAGAGACGTATGTGACTCCAAAGAAGAGTTCGGAACATGATGATTTTTATGGTATTCTTGGCAAGATTTCAAGGTTGGACGGATCACCGACGTCTCCTCATGGAGAAACTGGAAATTCTTCTAGTAACGGTGAAGAAAAAaaggacgatgatgatgatgaacataaGGGGCTTTTAGATGATGATGGATGGGAGCTGTTTAACAATGGTGATCTTTTGAACATAAGAAGAGAGGCGTGTTAgtcgtttatttatttattttttttcttttctttttggcATCTTTATTGACTCTTTACCATCTAACAAGTTTTTTTCTTTTGCTAAAACTTTTATGATATTTACTATCGGAGACGTCGTTTCTTGTTATTGTTTGCAAGTATGTACGAAAATACTTATCGGTGTGTCTTGATGCTATTGTGCCACTGCAAAAATAATTAGTTTGTCAAGTATGTTTAAGGCTATTGTAATAGaagtaacattttttttttaatggcaaacagttttcttaaaacactaatttaaGATGGTAAGTATATACACTTAGGTTGACTTTTGACTAAATATTTACGTGTTTGAAATGTTTTAAGGTTGACACTGATTGAGATGTTTAAGAAAATGGATTGAAACAAGTAACAGAGGATCAAACAATTATTAGGGGTacgttttttttcttttgaaaatggCTTAAAAGAACCGGAAATCACCGAAAGTATAATTTTTATAATCATATATGACAATGatcttttttgtattttttttcggGTTTCAGGTGTTTCAACTCAACTCGGCTTGACATGATCACCGGTTAAAGAATTACAAGTTTTGACTCATTATTTACACAGCGGTTCAATTTCCAACTTGACTTGAAACACAAAAATAATTAAGTTTTTGGGTTGTAAAATCAAACGACCATATTCGATTACTTGGGGCAAGGGTACTACTCTAAGTACGCCTTATTTTCCTTTTAGCGTACCAAAAGCACGCTCCACATCTTTTCTTACCCCTTCTTGCAATTTCTTGAACTAGTCTTCATTCGGATCAGCGGGATATTGAACGTTTTCACAAACGTTGACCAAGTAGGGTAGATCCGGTCTGTAACATAGTATACACATTTGTATGTATGTCCATCCACTTGAAATGGACACTTAGGTGCGATTCCATTTCGTTTAGTGATATATATTGGAGATTGTTGGTGCACATTGATGTCGGTTAGTGAACCAGGCAGACCACAATAGGGATGTCAAAACCATAAATCTTGTGTCGCGACCGCTTCAATCATGACCGTTGGGTATTCGTGATCACCTCTCATATATTGACCTCGTAACTCATTGGGACACATCCTCCAAACAAGATGCGTACAATCAGTACTACCTAACATCCCTAGAATGTGGTATTTTCTTCGTAATTTTTGTATAAATTGGCTACGTCATTGTTTGTCGGCCTACACAAGAACTCATCACCGTACAACTGATTCACGACGTTACAAAAAAAATTGTAGGCATTTTCGCGAAGTCCTTTTGGACATTTGTAAGTACTCATCGTTCTTGTTGGGAGTATTACCGCTCTCGAATTGTTTTACGGCGGATGTAACTTTTTGTATTGCCGTAAAACTCTTTTCAACCACCCTTCATATCCCTCTTGAAACCAAGGATATTGTGCTACCATATCACCAACAATTTTTAAGAACAATTGTTTCGAGTTTCGACATACGAAACTAGTAGCGGGATGTTTTATGATCATACTTTGATTCATCAACAAAATAATCATTCATAAGATTTTCATTACCTTGTACGCGATCACGTTTAACGATTTTTTAGGAATGCCCAACAACGTTGTCGTATCTTCCGCTTCAGTTTCCTCAAGCATCTCTTTGAAAAACTTAAGCTACTATCCGTTGACAAAAAATCGTCTTCGAAATCGTTGGGCAGTTAAACAATACCCAAGTCATCGTAGGAGAAATTAGCCATTGAAAAATGAGATTGATTTGAGATAGTACAAATTTGAGTGAAATGGAGAATATGGTGGTTATTTATaaggtataaataaataaataaaatactttTTTATTAAATACGTCATATGACCGTTGCACGGTCAACAAGAGAATCGAACAACAACATTTTTCATGGATTGATGTACCTGTCAAATAAACCCGCCAACCATACCTGTAAGGATGACAACGTTGTTGTGACACCACATGAACCTGGGGAGGATACCCAAATGGGCCCCGTCCcccctcatatatatatatatatatatatatatatatatatatatatatatatagagagagagagagagagagagagagagagagagagagaccagAAACCATTAACCGTATCAAACTTTGGTCACTAGTTTATAATGCATCTCTAATTGTTACAAAAATAATATATGTTGATCCGCACCCTTGGTATGAAAAAGTAATACCCCTAAGAGTAAGAAAAGAACTTGGCCACTTATTTCTCTCCCCTTAAACTTCCTATTTCAATACACGATTCATGTACGACTATTTTCTTTATCTAGAACTGTCTTTTACATTAATCAGCTTATATTATCTAGAACTGTCTTTTACATTAATCAGCTTATAAGCAATTGAAAACACATGTATACTTGGGGCGAGTCTGTAAATTCTTCTGAAATTCAGACAAATTGTACAAAAGACGGAcaatattaatttataatttaaacaaaTCAAGGCTTAGCTAATGCGGACAATATCAATTTATAATTTAAACGAATCAAGGCTTAGCTAATGCATCAAAACATGCTAGAGTATAATTTATGAATGCATTCTATCAAAGTGTTGCAAatgttcaaaaaaatccggatccaaaaccgaatccgaaatatccaaaaatccgtatccgaaatatccgaattttcggattcggatatgaatttcaaaattttcggataatccgattatccgatatccggaaaattttttataaatatatatagtatatgagtattatatttagtttgaaatATAGTAAAAAATAGTAAATAATCGGATTCGGGTGTGAATTTATAAATGTTTTTAGTTTTCAAT contains the following coding sequences:
- the LOC110891766 gene encoding uncharacterized protein LOC110891766 isoform X2, producing the protein MGYEKVLSALQEIFPEVDLCRLKAVSLEHPNDADVAVGVVLDLPKRPLTIGSSSNSQSSLSFSDDNDKRKVDSSMDHVVVNPCIAEHSTKDHVSSMDGSFRGATGALDAGFSTQYTRNPFGEHASFEPLHDPNSQTEANRDGVPLPFETFGGSNSIDTESELIGSENVDDEKLIARERKQLVDTSETNLAATQESDPICSTKTFEKDDLAGSFVGSEDESAMSSMLTRSEQICSPEYLDEAIEDAKSKKKTLVLAMDSVIDLMKAVESKEKDVEQANEDATRGCSDILAKVDEVKHALVRAKEANDMHAGEVNAEKAILATELRELHVRLNTLSDDRNKSLKILDEMHRALEIRMAAALEEIEAAEGKKLERERSAREALLYQESQMEKVVEESKKLKLEAEENSKLQEFLTDRGHVIDILQGEMAVKCQDVLLLKEKFDKRIPLSRSLFSSQTSTMLVSPNSSFRISTPPFEHETETYVTPKKSSEHDDFYGILGKISRLDGSPTSPHGETGNSSSNGEEKKDDDDDEHKGLLDDDGWELFNNGDLLNIRREAC
- the LOC110891766 gene encoding uncharacterized protein LOC110891766 isoform X1, coding for MGYEKVLSALQEIFPEVDLCRLKAVSLEHPNDADVAVGVVLDLPKRPLTIGSSSNSQSSLSFSDGNIFHADNDKRKVDSSMDHVVVNPCIAEHSTKDHVSSMDGSFRGATGALDAGFSTQYTRNPFGEHASFEPLHDPNSQTEANRDGVPLPFETFGGSNSIDTESELIGSENVDDEKLIARERKQLVDTSETNLAATQESDPICSTKTFEKDDLAGSFVGSEDESAMSSMLTRSEQICSPEYLDEAIEDAKSKKKTLVLAMDSVIDLMKAVESKEKDVEQANEDATRGCSDILAKVDEVKHALVRAKEANDMHAGEVNAEKAILATELRELHVRLNTLSDDRNKSLKILDEMHRALEIRMAAALEEIEAAEGKKLERERSAREALLYQESQMEKVVEESKKLKLEAEENSKLQEFLTDRGHVIDILQGEMAVKCQDVLLLKEKFDKRIPLSRSLFSSQTSTMLVSPNSSFRISTPPFEHETETYVTPKKSSEHDDFYGILGKISRLDGSPTSPHGETGNSSSNGEEKKDDDDDEHKGLLDDDGWELFNNGDLLNIRREAC